A window from Corynebacterium urealyticum DSM 7109 encodes these proteins:
- a CDS encoding erythromycin resistance leader peptide produces MLISGTAFLRLRTNR; encoded by the coding sequence ATGTTGATTTCAGGTACCGCTTTCTTGCGGTTGCGCACCAACCGCTAA
- a CDS encoding IS256-like element IS3503 family transposase — MTTNRPSCPLCGNNTKKNGTTSKSTTRWRCTHCGHSFTRNTQTHNKNTATMALFIQWATGTQSLTTFAAHHGVTRQTMHHRFRWCWWIIPTPTIDSFRIHDQIFLDATYLKSGCLLIAASKTHVINWTWARHETTAAYTELLRPIAAPLIAVTDGGQGAQSAIHHCWPTTRIQRCLVHAQRTVRRHTTSNPRTDAGKTLYRLALKLTRITDLDQASTWVAHLHEFDHTYREWMNEKTTIKDPVTGAYTKVYTHQRVRAAYQSLLSLHRRDLLFTYLQPPPTTIDPDNLAATTNSLEGGINAPIKELARRHRGLSLPHQRTVMDWWLYLHTEVPDDPVKIARDQRWGQDALSTATDLITHDTTATTNDIGAPAEYDTAIDTSYQHNLGIQKGWIK; from the coding sequence ATGACCACCAACCGCCCCAGCTGCCCACTATGCGGCAACAACACAAAGAAAAACGGCACCACCAGCAAATCAACCACCCGTTGGCGCTGCACCCACTGCGGACACTCCTTTACCCGCAACACCCAAACCCACAACAAAAACACCGCCACCATGGCTTTGTTCATCCAATGGGCCACCGGCACCCAATCTCTAACCACCTTCGCCGCACACCATGGCGTAACCAGGCAAACCATGCACCACCGATTCCGATGGTGCTGGTGGATCATCCCCACACCCACCATCGACTCATTCCGCATCCATGACCAAATCTTCCTCGACGCGACCTATCTAAAGTCCGGATGCCTCCTGATCGCAGCCAGTAAAACCCACGTCATCAACTGGACCTGGGCCAGACACGAAACCACCGCCGCCTACACCGAACTCCTACGCCCCATTGCCGCACCACTAATCGCAGTCACAGACGGCGGACAAGGTGCCCAATCAGCCATCCACCACTGCTGGCCAACAACACGCATCCAACGCTGCCTCGTCCACGCCCAACGAACAGTCCGCCGCCACACCACCAGCAACCCCCGCACCGATGCCGGCAAAACCCTCTACCGCCTAGCCCTGAAACTCACTCGCATCACCGACCTTGACCAAGCATCCACATGGGTCGCCCACCTGCACGAATTCGACCACACCTACCGGGAATGGATGAACGAGAAAACCACCATCAAAGACCCCGTTACCGGCGCCTACACCAAGGTCTACACCCACCAACGCGTCCGAGCGGCCTATCAATCATTGCTATCTCTGCACCGCAGAGACCTGCTGTTTACCTACCTGCAACCCCCACCAACAACCATCGACCCCGACAACCTTGCAGCAACAACAAACAGCCTCGAAGGTGGCATCAACGCCCCCATAAAAGAACTAGCGCGCAGACACCGCGGACTATCACTACCGCATCAACGCACAGTGATGGATTGGTGGCTGTATCTACATACAGAAGTCCCTGACGATCCGGTCAAGATCGCCAGGGACCAACGATGGGGTCAAGACGCACTTTCCACAGCAACAGACCTGATCACCCACGACACCACAGCCACTACCAATGACATCGGTGCACCAGCAGAATACGACACCGCCATCGACACCAGCTACCAACACAACCTCGGCATCCAAAAAGGCTGGATCAAATAA
- a CDS encoding IS256-like element IS1249 family transposase, producing the protein MSKNQPRCHCGGEMKRNGTTSKGTTRWRCKQCGASSVKRRNDITNAAVFTQFIEHCTTAISLDDLAKRNGVSRATMKRRFKWCWLVDVPDPTAGHHKRIYDQVFLDGTYTAGGCLIVAATIDHVIAWHWCKHETTRDYQLLLERIEAPLIAVIDGGQGAYSAIKKCWPTTKIQRCLVHAQRVVRRYTTTNPRTDAGRTIYRLALKLTRITTLDEAAAWGVQLHEFSTIYREWMNEKTMIKDPKTGAWTRVWTHHNVRKAYNSLNHLWRSEMLFVYLNPPAGVLAPERIKSTTNSLEGGINAQLKLLARTHRGRSGERQRRMLDWWLYLKTELPDDPVRIARQSDWGQGQLAKVSTLTQTENQADHETGRPALYDNAIDTDYTHSIGIQKGQI; encoded by the coding sequence ATGTCGAAGAACCAACCACGCTGCCACTGCGGCGGTGAAATGAAACGCAACGGCACCACCAGCAAAGGCACCACCAGATGGCGCTGCAAACAATGCGGCGCCTCCAGCGTCAAACGTCGAAACGACATCACCAACGCGGCAGTGTTCACCCAGTTCATCGAGCATTGCACCACCGCAATATCACTCGACGACCTAGCCAAACGAAACGGTGTTAGCCGCGCCACCATGAAGCGGCGCTTCAAGTGGTGCTGGCTCGTTGATGTGCCTGACCCCACCGCCGGCCACCACAAGCGGATCTACGACCAGGTATTTCTCGATGGCACCTACACCGCCGGTGGCTGCCTGATCGTCGCGGCGACCATCGACCACGTGATCGCCTGGCACTGGTGCAAACACGAAACCACCCGCGACTACCAACTGCTGCTTGAACGCATCGAAGCCCCACTCATCGCCGTCATCGACGGCGGCCAAGGCGCATACAGCGCAATCAAAAAGTGCTGGCCGACTACGAAAATTCAACGCTGCCTCGTCCACGCCCAACGCGTGGTCCGCCGCTACACCACCACCAACCCACGCACCGATGCCGGGCGCACCATCTACCGACTTGCGCTGAAACTGACCCGGATCACCACACTGGATGAAGCCGCCGCGTGGGGTGTGCAACTGCACGAGTTTTCAACGATCTACCGGGAATGGATGAACGAGAAAACCATGATCAAAGACCCCAAAACAGGTGCATGGACCCGCGTGTGGACCCACCACAACGTGCGCAAGGCCTACAACAGCCTCAACCATCTTTGGCGGTCCGAGATGCTGTTTGTCTACCTCAACCCGCCAGCAGGAGTCCTTGCGCCCGAGCGGATCAAATCCACCACCAACAGCTTAGAAGGCGGCATCAACGCCCAGCTCAAACTGCTCGCCAGAACCCACCGCGGCAGATCAGGCGAACGACAACGCCGCATGCTGGATTGGTGGCTCTACTTAAAAACGGAACTGCCTGACGATCCAGTACGAATCGCCAGGCAGTCCGACTGGGGCCAGGGCCAACTCGCCAAAGTATCCACCCTGACCCAAACCGAGAACCAAGCCGACCACGAAAC
- a CDS encoding 23S rRNA (adenine(2058)-N(6))-methyltransferase Erm(X) gives MSAYGHGRHEHGQNFLTNHKIINSIIDLVKQTSGPIIEIGPGSGALTHPMAHLGRAITAVEVDAKLAAKITQETSSAAVEVVHDDFLNFRLPATPCVIVGNIPFHLTTAILRKLLHAPAWTDAVLLMQWEVARRRAGVGASTMMTAQWSPWFTFHLGSRVPRSAFRPQPNVDGGILVIRRVGDPKIPIEQRKAFQAMVHTVFTARGRGIGEILRRAGLFSSRSETQSWLRSRGIDPATLPPRLHTNDWIDLFQVTGSSLPHHRPISPSGSSQRPPQRKNRSRRR, from the coding sequence ATGTCTGCATACGGACACGGCCGTCACGAGCATGGCCAAAATTTTCTCACCAACCACAAGATCATCAACTCCATCATCGACCTTGTGAAACAAACCTCCGGCCCCATCATTGAGATCGGACCAGGAAGCGGTGCCCTCACTCACCCGATGGCCCACTTGGGGAGGGCGATAACGGCAGTTGAAGTGGACGCAAAACTAGCTGCCAAAATCACACAAGAAACCTCCTCGGCGGCGGTCGAAGTGGTCCATGATGATTTCCTTAACTTCCGGTTACCCGCCACTCCCTGCGTCATTGTGGGAAACATTCCCTTTCACCTCACCACTGCCATTCTTCGAAAGTTGCTGCATGCGCCAGCATGGACTGACGCTGTACTCCTCATGCAGTGGGAAGTCGCTCGCCGCCGGGCCGGGGTAGGCGCAAGCACGATGATGACGGCTCAGTGGTCCCCATGGTTCACATTTCACCTGGGTTCTCGGGTACCAAGGTCTGCTTTCCGGCCACAGCCAAACGTTGACGGGGGGATCTTAGTGATCCGCCGGGTGGGTGACCCGAAGATTCCGATAGAGCAGCGCAAAGCCTTTCAGGCGATGGTGCACACCGTTTTCACTGCCCGGGGACGCGGGATAGGGGAAATTCTCCGAAGGGCAGGGTTGTTTTCATCACGTTCAGAAACACAATCATGGTTGCGCTCGCGAGGAATCGACCCCGCGACCCTACCTCCCAGATTGCACACCAACGACTGGATCGATCTCTTCCAGGTGACTGGTTCCTCTCTACCTCACCATCGACCCATTTCACCATCGGGAAGTAGTCAACGACCTCCTCAACGGAAAAACCGAAGCCGGCGGCGTTAA
- a CDS encoding IS256-like element ISCur2 family transposase — protein MPKNRPRCHCGGEMKRNGKTCANRTRWRCKICGASTTKQRPDITNSAAFAAFITHLTTGASLETAAAEAGCHPRTLQRRFEHFWLVDVPDPTIGHEGRVYDQVFLDGTYTAGGCLIVAATLDHVIAWHWCTRETTRDYQRLLERIPAPLIAVIDGGQGAASAIKTCWPATKVQRCLVHAQRVVRRHTTSRPRTDAGRAIYQLALNLTKITDLDEAAAWGAQLHEYGTIYRDWMNQKTFTTDPATRQRTWSWTHERTRKAYNSLNHLWRNQLLFVYLDPPDGVLDVRRIKSTTNSLEGGINAQLKLLARTHRGRSGEHQRRMLDWWLYLQTELPDDPVEIARQSNWGQDQLAKVSTLTQHENQADHETGRPALYDNAIDTDYTHSIGIQKGHI, from the coding sequence ATGCCAAAGAACAGACCACGCTGCCACTGCGGCGGGGAGATGAAACGCAACGGTAAGACCTGCGCCAACCGCACCCGGTGGCGGTGCAAAATCTGCGGCGCTTCCACCACCAAGCAGCGCCCCGATATCACCAACTCAGCAGCCTTCGCAGCATTTATCACCCACCTCACAACCGGTGCGAGCTTGGAAACCGCTGCCGCCGAAGCAGGGTGTCATCCGCGTACCCTGCAACGCCGGTTTGAACACTTCTGGCTAGTTGATGTCCCCGATCCCACGATCGGGCACGAAGGCCGGGTCTACGACCAGGTCTTTCTTGACGGCACCTACACCGCCGGCGGATGCTTGATTGTTGCCGCCACCTTGGATCACGTCATCGCTTGGCACTGGTGCACACGTGAGACCACCCGCGACTACCAAAGGCTCCTCGAACGTATCCCCGCGCCCCTGATCGCTGTCATCGACGGCGGCCAAGGCGCTGCCAGCGCAATCAAGACATGCTGGCCTGCAACGAAAGTGCAGCGCTGCCTCGTTCACGCCCAACGCGTGGTGCGTCGGCACACCACCTCACGCCCCCGCACCGATGCAGGACGAGCGATTTACCAGCTTGCGCTCAACCTTACGAAGATCACCGATCTTGACGAGGCGGCCGCGTGGGGTGCGCAACTGCACGAATACGGCACTATCTACCGCGACTGGATGAACCAGAAAACGTTCACAACCGACCCGGCGACACGGCAACGCACCTGGTCATGGACGCATGAACGCACCCGCAAGGCCTACAACAGTCTCAACCACCTGTGGCGCAACCAGCTGTTATTTGTCTATCTCGACCCACCTGACGGTGTCCTCGATGTCAGACGGATCAAATCCACCACCAACAGCCTGGAAGGCGGCATCAACGCCCAGTTGAAACTGCTTGCCCGCACCCACCGCGGCAGATCCGGTGAACACCAACGCCGGATGCTGGATTGGTGGCTGTATCTGCAAACGGAACTGCCTGACGACCCTGTTGAGATCGCCAGGCAGTCCAACTGGGGCCAGGACCAACTCGCCAAAGTATCCACCCTGACCCAACACGAGAACCAAGCCGACCACGAAACTGGACGACCAGCCCTCTACGACAACGCTATCGACACCGACTACACACACTCAATCGGCATCCAAAAAGGCCACATCTAA
- a CDS encoding IS256 family transposase, whose translation MTTVSPKKGHDPARVNEISEKLMENPELASLISELSTSADDASELVKGLLQASINAGLQAEMDAHLGYSHSDRKSKAQVEPVHGGNHRNGSYTKTVSSGYGAVEVTVPRDRAGTFTPKMVPKGARRLTELDDMIVSLYAGGMTVRDIQHHLATTLGVDMSPDTISTITDAVLDEVMIWQNRQLDEFYPVIFLDALRVKIRDGHRVVNKACYMAVGVDMDGIKHILGLWIADNEGAAFWASVCADLANRGVQDVFIVCCDGLKGLPEAVEATWPNSMVQTCIVHLIRASNRWVSHQDRKSVSRALREVYTAANEDTARASLDAFQASELGQRYPQSVKVWRDAWDRFVPFLQFPPAARRVLYTTNSIESLNAELRKATRNRGQFPNDTAALKTLWLMICNIEDKRAAQRAKKAKRDIECNGYIEGAKATGWKQAINQLAVAYPDRFADYL comes from the coding sequence ATGACTACTGTGTCACCGAAGAAAGGCCATGACCCGGCGAGGGTCAACGAGATCAGCGAGAAGCTGATGGAAAATCCTGAGCTGGCTAGCCTGATCAGCGAGCTGTCGACCTCCGCTGATGATGCCAGCGAGCTGGTCAAAGGCCTGCTGCAGGCATCAATCAACGCTGGTCTGCAGGCGGAGATGGATGCGCATTTGGGCTATAGCCACTCCGACCGCAAGTCCAAAGCCCAGGTTGAACCCGTGCACGGCGGCAATCACCGCAACGGGTCGTACACCAAGACCGTCAGTTCTGGCTACGGCGCGGTGGAAGTGACCGTGCCCAGGGATCGTGCCGGCACGTTTACTCCGAAGATGGTGCCCAAGGGCGCACGGCGGCTCACAGAGCTCGACGACATGATCGTCTCGCTATACGCCGGTGGGATGACAGTGCGCGATATTCAGCATCACCTCGCGACCACGCTCGGGGTGGATATGAGCCCAGATACGATCAGCACCATTACCGATGCGGTGTTAGACGAGGTCATGATCTGGCAAAACCGCCAGCTCGACGAGTTTTACCCGGTGATCTTCCTCGACGCGCTACGCGTGAAAATCCGTGACGGTCACCGCGTGGTCAATAAGGCCTGCTACATGGCGGTTGGTGTCGACATGGACGGCATCAAGCACATCCTGGGATTGTGGATTGCCGATAATGAAGGCGCTGCCTTCTGGGCATCGGTGTGCGCGGATCTGGCCAACCGTGGCGTCCAGGACGTGTTCATCGTGTGCTGCGACGGGCTGAAAGGCTTGCCGGAAGCTGTCGAGGCAACCTGGCCGAATTCCATGGTGCAAACCTGCATTGTGCACCTGATTCGGGCTTCGAACCGGTGGGTGTCGCATCAGGACCGCAAATCTGTCTCCCGTGCGCTACGTGAGGTCTACACGGCCGCCAACGAGGACACCGCACGTGCCAGCCTGGACGCGTTCCAGGCCAGTGAACTGGGCCAGAGATACCCGCAATCGGTCAAAGTCTGGCGCGACGCCTGGGACCGGTTCGTGCCGTTTTTACAGTTCCCGCCAGCGGCCCGCCGGGTGCTCTACACCACGAATTCGATCGAATCGCTCAACGCTGAACTGCGTAAAGCTACCCGTAACCGCGGGCAATTCCCGAACGACACCGCGGCGCTGAAAACGCTGTGGCTGATGATCTGCAACATCGAAGACAAGCGCGCTGCCCAGCGAGCGAAAAAAGCAAAGCGCGACATCGAATGCAATGGCTATATTGAAGGAGCGAAAGCCACCGGGTGGAAACAAGCCATCAACCAACTAGCCGTGGCTTACCCCGACCGATTCGCGGACTACTTGTAA
- a CDS encoding IS256-like element IS1249 family transposase, producing the protein MSKNQPRCHCGGEMKRNGTTSKGTTRWRCKQCGASSVKRRNDITNAAVFTQFIEHCTTAISLDDLAKRNGVSRATMKRRFKWCWLVDVPDPTAGHHKRIYDQVFLDGTYTAGGCLIVAATIDHVIAWHWCKHETTRDYQLLLERIEAPLIAVIDGGQGAYSAIKKCWPTTKIQRCLVHAQRVVRRYTTTNPRTDAGRTIYRLALKLTRITTLDEAAAWGVQLHEFSTIYREWMNEKTMIKDPKTGAWTRVWTHHNVRKAYNSLNHLWRSEMLFVYLNPPAGVLAPERIKSTTNSLEGGINAQLKLLARTHRGRSGERQRRMLDWWLYLKTELPDDPVRIARQSDWGQGQLAKVSTLTQTENQADHETGRPALYDNAIDTDYTHSIGIQKGQI; encoded by the coding sequence ATGTCGAAGAACCAACCACGCTGCCACTGCGGCGGTGAAATGAAACGCAACGGCACCACCAGCAAAGGCACCACCAGATGGCGCTGCAAACAATGCGGCGCCTCCAGCGTCAAACGTCGAAACGACATCACCAACGCGGCAGTGTTCACCCAGTTCATCGAGCATTGCACCACCGCAATATCACTCGACGACCTAGCCAAACGAAACGGTGTTAGCCGCGCCACCATGAAGCGGCGCTTCAAGTGGTGCTGGCTCGTTGATGTGCCTGACCCCACCGCCGGCCACCACAAGCGGATCTACGACCAGGTATTTCTCGATGGCACCTACACCGCCGGTGGCTGCCTGATCGTCGCGGCGACCATCGACCACGTGATCGCCTGGCACTGGTGCAAACACGAAACCACCCGCGACTACCAACTGCTGCTTGAACGCATCGAAGCCCCACTCATCGCCGTCATCGACGGCGGCCAAGGCGCATACAGCGCAATCAAAAAGTGCTGGCCGACTACGAAAATTCAACGCTGCCTCGTCCACGCCCAACGCGTGGTCCGCCGCTACACCACCACCAACCCACGCACCGATGCCGGGCGCACCATCTACCGACTTGCGCTGAAACTGACCCGGATCACCACACTGGATGAAGCCGCCGCGTGGGGTGTGCAACTGCACGAGTTTTCAACGATCTACCGGGAATGGATGAACGAGAAAACCATGATCAAAGACCCCAAAACAGGTGCATGGACCCGCGTGTGGACCCACCACAACGTGCGCAAGGCCTACAACAGCCTCAACCATCTTTGGCGGTCCGAGATGCTGTTTGTCTACCTCAACCCGCCAGCAGGAGTCCTTGCGCCCGAGCGGATCAAATCCACCACCAACAGCTTAGAAGGCGGCATCAACGCCCAGCTCAAACTGCTCGCCAGAACCCACCGCGGCAGATCAGGCGAACGACAACGCCGCATGCTGGATTGGTGGCTCTACTTAAAAACGGAACTGCCTGACGATCCAGTACGAATCGCCAGGCAGTCCGACTGGGGCCAGGGCCAACTCGCCAAAGTATCCACCCTGACCCAAACCGAGAACCAAGCCGACCACGAAACAGGACGCCCAGCCCTCTACGACAACGCTATCGACACCGACTACACCCACTCAATCGGCATTCAAAAAGGCCAAATCTAA